The Paenibacillus sp. MBLB1832 genome has a window encoding:
- a CDS encoding DUF6483 family protein, whose product MFRRDYLMRQIEQLTVVLHRILFQKEHLPIEDAQRQLDEASRHLLGLNIRSLQALSSKDIVELLTYQGNLDTAKALVISDMLVGQGDLLQKHGENGEAYWAYLKSLDLLLHVSVHDEVEPHEEINEEIDSRLRTSLAYLQGWAIPAGVQRLLFTHYEKIGQYAKAEDALFHFMEDHPDERDVPRQGLLFYEKLLQVEDEQLIAGNFSREEVIEGLTIMKQKMQL is encoded by the coding sequence ATGTTCAGGCGTGATTATTTGATGCGGCAGATTGAGCAATTGACTGTAGTGCTGCACCGGATCCTTTTTCAAAAAGAACATCTCCCGATTGAAGATGCCCAGAGACAGTTGGATGAAGCGAGCCGACATCTATTAGGGCTGAATATCCGTTCCTTGCAAGCTTTGTCCAGCAAAGATATTGTGGAGCTGCTTACTTATCAAGGGAATCTCGATACGGCTAAAGCGCTGGTCATCAGCGATATGTTGGTCGGGCAAGGCGATTTGCTCCAGAAGCATGGGGAAAATGGGGAAGCCTACTGGGCGTACCTGAAATCCTTGGATCTCCTCTTGCATGTGTCTGTCCATGATGAGGTCGAACCTCACGAGGAAATCAATGAAGAGATCGACTCACGGTTGCGAACGAGCTTAGCGTATCTGCAAGGCTGGGCAATCCCAGCGGGGGTGCAGCGTCTCCTGTTTACACATTATGAGAAGATCGGGCAATATGCGAAGGCAGAAGATGCCTTGTTTCATTTTATGGAGGATCATCCAGATGAGAGGGATGTGCCGAGGCAAGGGCTGCTTTTTTATGAGAAGCTGTTACAGGTTGAGGATGAACAATTGATTGCTGGCAATTTTAGCAGGGAAGAAGTTATTGAGGGTCTAACCATCATGAAGCAGAAAATGCAATTATAG